The genomic stretch AATTGCCTATTGACAAGGAGTTTGAGGAATTTAGAAGGTTGTTTGACTCTTCGCTCCAAAGTTCCAATTCTTTACTTAGTGAGGTGTTATCCTATATTAAGCAGAGAAATGGCAAGATGATGCGTCCCATATTGGCGTTGTTGATTGCTAAACTATTCGGTGAAATCAATGATTCTACGCTTCATGCGGCCCTTTCATTGGAGTTGCTCCATACGGCCAGCCTGGTGCACGATGATGTGGTGGATGAGAGTGACAAGCGCCGTGGGCAGTCTTCGGTAAATGCTATCTATAATAATAAGGTGTCGGTTCTGGTAGGCGACTATATGCTGGCAACCAGCCTGAAGCATTCTGCCATGACCCGCGAGATTACAATTGTAGATTTGGTGGCTTGTTTGGGACAGAACTTATCTGAAGGCGAGATTATTCAATTGGCGAATATTAATGCTTCTGAGTTCTCGGAAGAAGTGTATTATGATGTCATTCGTAAAAAGACGGCTGCATTGTTTACTGCCAGTGCGGAAGCGGGGGCTATTTCGGTTCATGCATCCGATGAAATGGTGAAAAATGCTCGTCTGTTTGGCGAAATGATT from Phocaeicola dorei encodes the following:
- a CDS encoding polyprenyl synthetase family protein; this translates as MDKLQQIKLPIDKEFEEFRRLFDSSLQSSNSLLSEVLSYIKQRNGKMMRPILALLIAKLFGEINDSTLHAALSLELLHTASLVHDDVVDESDKRRGQSSVNAIYNNKVSVLVGDYMLATSLKHSAMTREITIVDLVACLGQNLSEGEIIQLANINASEFSEEVYYDVIRKKTAALFTASAEAGAISVHASDEMVKNARLFGEMIGIAFQIKDDIFDYYSSDEIGKPTGNDMREGKLTLPALYVLNTFDDEEMRKLALCIRSLDASDEDIARFIEYTKVKGGIEYARQAMVDYRNKALALLPQSAGQAVKDALTAYIDYVIERDK